TGCGAGGCATAGCGCATGTTCTCGAGCGCGGCGAAGCGCCGCTCGGCCGAGAAGCCGTCGAGCAGGTCGTCGGAGACCAGGCCCTTGATGGTGAAGGCAAGCTTCCACGCCAGATTGTGCGCATCCTCGACCGCGGAATTCATGCCGCGCACGCCGAAGATCGGCACCAGATGCGCCGCATCGCCGAGGAACAGCACGCGCCCGTGGCGATACTTGTCGAGCGTCATCGCGCTAGCCCGGTACAGGCTGATCCAGACCGGCTCCCAGGGCCGATCGATCCCGATCATGTCGAGGTGCTTCTGCACGCGTTTGAGCACCTCATCGGGCTTCGAGGCCCATTCCTCCTCTTCCTCGCGGATCTGGTAATCGAAGCGGATCATGCCGCGCGGCTGCTTGTACATCAGCAGCGTGCCGCCCGGCAGCGACGGCGGATTGAACCAGCAGTGGCGTCCGGCCCGGATGGCGTCATTGTCGACGCGAATGTCGATGATGACATAGCGGCCGACATGGCGGCGCCCCTGCATCCGCAGGCCGAGCTCCCTGCGCACCGTGCTCTGGCCGCCGTCGCAGGCGATCAGCCAGTCGGTATCGAGCTCGTAGGAGCCCGTGGGCGTCTCCACCGCCAGATGCGCGCCGCGCTCGGAGTGGGTGACCTGCTTCACGCGCGTTTGCCAGCGGATATCGATCAGATCGGCCCTGCGCTCGGCCTGCTTGACCATGCAGTGCTCGATGTAGTTCTGCAGCTGGCTGATCGAGGCCGGAAATTTCTGCGTCTCGTCGGTCGGCAGCGACAGCCGCGCGATCTCGGTCAGGCCGAGAAATGTCCAGCCCTCGTTCCAGCGCAGGCTGGTATCCAGCACGGCCTCGGCGACGCCGAGCCGGTCGAATATTTCCATGGTGCGTCGGGTGAAGGCGCCGGCACGGCTGCCGGTGCAGATCGTTTCGTCGGCCTCCAGCACGACGCTGGGAATGCCGTAATTCGCCAGGCCCAACGCCACGGCCAGCCCGGTCGGGCCGCCGCCGGCGATCACCACCTTGTGCCGCGCGCGTTCCTGTCCGCCGTTCAGCTCGGGCAGGCGCGCGGTGTGATGTTCATATGGAAAGTACTCTGAAAAGGTCGCTTCCACGGCAATCCCTACTGCTCTTCCAGTCTGCGCAACGTCCTCTGCCAGCCAGGCTCGCGGAGGACGTCAACAGGTGATGGCCCGTGCCCGCCTCAATGCGGCGAGCCGGTCATGATATCTCCGGTCGGCACCAGAAGCCCGTCATGGACCACGACGATCTGCATCTGGGTGATCGGGAAGCCGTTCGTCGAGGCGTTGTTGAAGGTGACGCCGGGCAGCAGGAAGGCGTTTTCCTGCTTGTCGACCTTGCGCACGATCTCCATCAGCTCCGACCGCTGCCCGGTCTTGAGCTCGCGCAAATTCTTCACGAAGGCCTCCGCGAGCGCGACGCCCATCGGCTGCGCG
This genomic interval from Bradyrhizobium sp. NP1 contains the following:
- a CDS encoding FAD-dependent monooxygenase encodes the protein MEATFSEYFPYEHHTARLPELNGGQERARHKVVIAGGGPTGLAVALGLANYGIPSVVLEADETICTGSRAGAFTRRTMEIFDRLGVAEAVLDTSLRWNEGWTFLGLTEIARLSLPTDETQKFPASISQLQNYIEHCMVKQAERRADLIDIRWQTRVKQVTHSERGAHLAVETPTGSYELDTDWLIACDGGQSTVRRELGLRMQGRRHVGRYVIIDIRVDNDAIRAGRHCWFNPPSLPGGTLLMYKQPRGMIRFDYQIREEEEEWASKPDEVLKRVQKHLDMIGIDRPWEPVWISLYRASAMTLDKYRHGRVLFLGDAAHLVPIFGVRGMNSAVEDAHNLAWKLAFTIKGLVSDDLLDGFSAERRFAALENMRYASQGAEFMSPPTAPHKVVRDAVLSLAKDTPALRELVIPRQHAAIPLSESPLSVPDEPGAFAAGPAPGAVLPECPLRIHRGNEVSSGHLTDLLGPYFTALYFSEAGEMPEALGEACERFARALPFALRVLSRGGAARGSVSAEDDAGRLFPLYGAQAGTLYLVRPDGHVMARWKQAEPRHLDAALGRLPVRRDKEALSA